In Papaver somniferum cultivar HN1 chromosome 1, ASM357369v1, whole genome shotgun sequence, a genomic segment contains:
- the LOC113274071 gene encoding protein FAR1-RELATED SEQUENCE 5-like, with product MQNRDPNFFYRMGIDKMGGLKNVFWADNRCREAYKEFGEVVTFDTTYLTNKYAMHFAPFVGVNHHGKSILFGCGLLSNEEKENFAWLFRSFLDCMNGIAPQSIITDQCSAMKWAVEKVFKDTKHRWCLWHIMKKIPEKLRRYENYLRIKCRMKKVVYDTQCPAEFEQHWSEMLQKYESLKHNKWLNKLYEEKHRWVPCFVKTTFWDGMSTTQRFESMNAFFDGYVHSRTSLKQFVEIFDNALGYKMEKELKEDARSFSTIIPTSTSYNMEKQIQRLYTHAKFKEFRNQLIRKMYCEIIGSQDEIKDGVMVQTYDIQEEIHYQKPPEDKEEVDDDDDELVASNEDITSLDMGHTAPIEESEFEPELDPDIDWSMKKIIFKVWFQKNECKVDCSCHRFEFRGILCTHAICVLLRNDVLLMPDNYILRIWRKDVSLLHTKVPINSDSWYLTPAEKRYKEFCDYFAELADVASKDSDKCSNIKKWIHEKLIETVEKGSGIEEEINNSGQENEAIKVSNPPQANTKGRPCTNRLKPKQYKRKARKENVNTNEQIPSQQSLVSNIQPSKKRKRSSKKENITKSQLNKTRRVHFSHWEELKSIILIEESTAIYCTYLNSKE from the exons ATGCAAAATAGGGATCCAAATTTCTTCTACAGAATGGGCATTGACAAAATGGGCGGTTTGAAGAATGTTTTTTGGGCTGATAATAGATGTAGAGAAGCCTACAAAGAATTTGGTGAAGTTGTCACCTTTGACACAACATACTTGACAAACAAGTATGCAATGCATTTTGCTCCATTTGTCGGGGTTAATCATCATGGGAAGTCAATTTTATTTGGTTGTGGCTTGCTTTCTAAtgaggaaaaagaaaattttgcttGGTTATTCAGATCATTTCTCGATTGTATGAATGGAATCGCTCCACAAAGTATAATTACAGACCAATGTAGTGCGATGAAATGGGCAGTTGAGAAAGTTTTCAAGGATACCAAACATCGTTGGTGTTTATGGCACATCATGAAAAAAATACCTGAAAAGTTGAGGAGGTATGAAAATTATTTAAGGATTAAATGTAGGATGAAAAAAGTTGTTTATGATACACAATGTCCAGCTGAATTTGAACAACACTGGAGTGAGATGTTGCAAAAGTATGAGAGCTTGAAACATAATAAATGGTTGAATAAATTATATGAGGAGAAACATCGATGGGTTCCTTGTTTTGTGAAGACCACTTTTTGGGATGGGATGTCGACTACACAACGATTCGAGAGTATGAATGCATTTTTTGACGGGTATGTTCATTCAAGAACGTCTTTGAAGCAATTCGTTGAAATATTTGATAATGCACTGGGATACAAAATGGAAAAGGAGCTTAAAGAAGATGCTAGATCGTTTTCAACAATTATTCCAACCTCAACTTCGTATAATATGGAGAAACAAATTCAAAGATTATACACTCATGCGAAGTTTAAAGAATTTCGTAATCAGTTGATACGGAAAATGTATTGCGAGATAATTGGTAGTCAAGATGAAATCAAAGATGGAGTCATGGTTCAAACTTATGACATACAAGAAGAAATTCACTACCAAAAACCACCAGAGGAtaaagaagaagttgatgatgatgatgatgaattggtTGCATCAAATGAAGACATTACTTCACTAGATATGGGACATACTGCACCAATTGAAGAATCTGAATTTGAACCCGAACTTGATCCTGATATTGATTGGTCGATGAAAAAGATTATCTTTAAGGTATGGTTTCAGAAAAATGAATGCAAAGTCGATTGTAGTTGTCATAGATTTGAATTTCGTGGAATACTTTGCACGCATGCGATATGTGTGTTACTTCGTAATGATGTTTTACTAATGCCAGACAATTACATATTAAGAATATGGAGAAAAGATgtgagcttgttacacacaaaggtGCCAATAAATTCTGATAGTTGGTATTTGACTCCAGCAGAAAAACGTTACAAGGAgttttgtgattattttgcagAACTTGCAGATGTAGCTTCAAAGGATAGTGATAAGTGCAGTAATATCAAGAAATGGATACATGAAAAATTGATAGAAACAGTGGAAAAAGGAtctggtattgaagaagaaataaaCAACTCTGGTCAAGAGAATGAAGCTATAAAAGTAAGTAATCCTCCTCAAGCAAATACAAAAGGTAGGCCTTGTACTAACCGTTTGAAGCCTaagcaatacaaaagaaaagcgAGAAAAGAAAACGTCAAT ACCAATGAACAAATACCGAGTCAACAAAGCTTGGTAAGTAATATTCAGCCatcgaagaaaagaaaaaggagtagTAAGAAAGAAAACATCACT AAATCCCAACTCAACAAAACACGGCGGGTGCATTTCAGTCATTGGGAGGAGCTGAAATCAATAATCTTAATAGAGGAGAGTACAGCCATTTATTG CACTTATCTGAACTCCAAAGAGTAG